From the genome of Uranotaenia lowii strain MFRU-FL chromosome 1, ASM2978415v1, whole genome shotgun sequence, one region includes:
- the LOC129738247 gene encoding ATP-binding cassette sub-family C member 12-like has translation MASILQMLHWKKRRVRHNVRSARVNSAYTPHNRLSRYKTALNTFIPYRTTNTGNTDLPVDEVGCLSNSSFSWVKTFLVSTSQQRDYQCLPTSNRYAAAPGLASAGNDPFLLPKRPYSDSCEVNCRRLLGIYKYEETLRGRKRVSMLKVVFRFARTRLLIAAFIHCLSIGLMFLGMLLFGNLIIESMHSDVSDACLSCPAIANCSNTPEPLLGIRFDMNRKLCNSTDLLDPSGHLVNRIVLGVGVFLCFLFGTLFESIRNWINLRTAIRLRTAILSSTYKRAMRSSIVNRVSPHQAMTMSNEENEAIFQLVESLVRLFGILVGFIMAFLAGLVLLPASGMLPLLGVLPIFVVLLIAGSVSKAYFRKFLSFGAKKLSLVEELCNNFKNIKTLQLDVLYMGKFLEALNRQYSALLWSNVYSSKYSGGVTSAILVGGLYLIWCDTNIKTESTEVLTLLLIFAFNVQSYMLEYCDCIHNIFHAKVTLQKLKQVYQLSTPDNIRLKPNREQLAIQMNEVEVIWPKQTDSGITDFRLYLESFEIATGQIIGITGNSGGGKTTLLHTILRNTEIRRGKVFHRGKIAFFPTDPILINDTLKQNVLFGEPLDTQRYYGAINALMLNDDILKAATTDDMPLPYLELTLQQMERVALARAVYCQRQIILLDEPLNRMPDRRLAQDLFSQMMNTFRHEKKTVIVVSQFDEFLKYCDRVFRIEHGTILRESYDAEILTSLSPEETKRWRRDIVCRGEFESCEGSDRAALNVAKSGNPQSNNRNSTRLSNGSLDNVCASRPSVNIQGFTLLDYTILIVLHLANNFLYFGPVFTLIVIVEQGDIHPWLSSICLAVIAGTFFVDYFAKTYVARIIAKRNKSYQAKLVEYLMNCSLSYLQTTKISDLVDLFADTISSRLLQIDACIHQSLMVVFALVLLLIANFWASCLVALLLALILALVFWLRYSMRHYSSFEHQSRRRMFSIMTNHLVGRAAIQSFEYVENFVQE, from the exons atggctagcatcttacaaatgcttcaCTGGAAga AGCGACGGGTTCGACACAATGTTCGCAGTGCCAGAGTCAACTCTGCCTACACACCTCACAACCGACTGTCCCGTTACAAAACGGCCCTCAACACCTTCATACCATACCGGACAACGAACACCGG AAACACCGACTTGCCAGTCGACGAAGTTGGTTGTCTATCGAACAGTTCCTTCTCATGGGTTAAGACCTTTCTGGTGTCCACATCACAGCAACGAGACTATCAGTGTTTGCCGACCTCCAACCGTTACGCGGCAGCTCCAGGACTAGCCTCAGCCGGAAATGACCCGTTCCTGCTTCCTAAACGACCGTACAGCGACAGCTGCGAGGTGAACTGCCGACGTTTGCTGGGCATCTACAAGTACGAAGAAACCCTTCGAGGTCGCAAAAGGGTTTCGATGCTCAAAGTGGTTTTCCGATTTGCCCGGACTCGGCTCCTGATAGCGGCGTTCATCCACTGCCTTTCGATTGGGCTGATGTTTTTGGGGATGCTTCTGTTCGGCAATCTGATCATCGAATCCATGCACTCGGACGTGTCTGACGCTTGCCTGAGCTGTCCGGCCATTGCCAATTGCTCCAATACGCCGGAGCCGCTTCTGGGCATTCGTTTCGATATGAACCGGAAGCTGTGCAATAGTACAGATCTGTTGGATCCTAGTGGGCATCTAGTCAACCGGATAGTGCTGGGAGTTGGCGTTTTTCTCTGCTTCCTGTTCGGCACACTCTTCGAAAGCATCCGAAATTGGATCAACCTCAGGACCGCGATCCGTCTGCGCACTGCGATTCTGTCATCTACCTATAAGCGCGCCATGAGGAGCAGCATCGTCAACAGGGTTTCGCCGCACCAG GCAATGACGATGAGCAATGAGGAAAACGAAGCAATCTTCCAACTGGTGGAGTCCTTGGTGCGACTCTTTGGCATCCTGGTCGGGTTTATAAtggctttcctggctgggctgGTCCTGTTGCCAGCTTCCGGTATGCTCCCATTGCTGGGAGTGCTGCCGATATTTGTCGTACTGCTGATTGCCGGAAGTGTTTCCAAAGCCTATTTCCGCAAGTTCCTGTCATTTGGTGCCAAAAAACTCTCGCTGGTCGAGGAATTatgtaataatttcaaaaacatcaaaactttGCAACTTGACGTCCTGTACATGGGAAAGTTTCTGGAGGCCCTGAATCGGCAGTACAGCGCCTTGCTCTGGAGTAACGTGTACTCGAGTAAATATTCTGGAGGCGTTACCTCGGCCATACTGGTTGGAGGTCTATACCTGATATGGTGTGATACGAACATCAAAACCGAAAGTACCGAAGTACTTACGCTTTTGCTAATTTTTGCCTTCAACGTCCAAAGCTACATGCTAGAATACTGTGATTGTATCCACAATATCTTCCATGCTAAAGTAACTCTACAAAAGTTGAAACAAGTGTACCAACTGTCCACACCCGATAACATTAGGCTTAAACCGAATCGGGAACAGTTGGCAATCCAGATGAACGAGGTGGAAGTGATATGGCCCAAGCAAACTGATTCTGGAATCACCGACTTCCGACTTTATTTGGAGAGCTTCGAAATCGCAACTGGACAGATTATTGGAATAACCGGAAATTCGGGAGGTGGAAAAACGACTCTATTGCACACGATCCTGCGCAATACCGAAATCCGTCGTGGTAAAGTGTTCCACCGCGGCAAAATTGCCTTTTTCCCAACGGATCCGATTTTGATTAACGACACTCTGAAGCAGAATGTACTTTTTGGGGAGCCACTGGATACGCAAAG ATACTACGGTGCTATCAATGCCTTGATGCTGAACGATGACATCCTGAAGGCTGCAACCACAGACGATATGCCACTGCCATATTTGGAGCTCACCTTGCAGCAAATGGAAAGGGTTGCTCTGGCTCGGGCTGTCTACTGCCAGCGCCAAATTATCCTGCTAGACGAGCCGCTAAATCGGATGCCGGATAGAAGGCTTGCCCAGGATCTCTTTTCCCAGATGATGAATACCTTCCGACATGAGAAGAAAACGGTCATAGTAGTATCCCAGTTTGATGAG tttctcAAGTACTGTGATCGAGTTTTCCGGATCGAACACGGTACCATTCTCCGGGAGAGCTACGATGCAGAAATTCTAACTAGTCTGTCTCCAGAGGAAACTAAACGATGGAGACGGGATATTGTTTGTAGAGGTGAATTCGAATCCTGTGAAGGAAGTGATCGGGCAGCCCTGAATGTTGCAAAAAGTGGAAATCCACAGTCGAACAATCGAAATTCTACACGCTTGAGTAATGGATCTCTTGACAATGTTTGCGCCTCCAGACCTTCCGTAAACATTCAAGGTTTCACGTTACTGGATTACACAATACTGATCGTACTGCACTTAGCGAACAATTTTCTGTACTTCGGCCCGGTATTCACATTGATCGTTATCGTGGAACAGGGAGACATTCATCCTTGGTTAAGTTCAATTTGCCTGGCAGTGATCGCTGGAACCTTTTTCGTAGATTACTTCGCTAAAACGTACGTGGCACGAATCATAGccaaacgaaacaaatcctACCAAGCGAAGCTGGTTGAGTACTTGATGAACTGCTCCCTAAGCTATCTCCAAACAACCAAGATCTCGGACTTGGTTGATCTCTTCGCCGATACAATCTCCTCACGGTTGCTTCAGATAGACGCCTGCATCCATCAATCGTTGATGGTTGTCTTTGCACTGGTGCTACTGCTGATAGCCAATTTTTGGGCCAGCTGCCTGGTAGCGCTTCTTTTGGCCCTCATCTTAGCCCTAGTTTTCTGGCTAAGGTACAGCATGCGACACTATTCGTCCTTCGAGCATCAATCCCGGCGCCGTATGTTTTCGATCATGACTAACCATTTGGTTGGACGGGCCGCAATTCAATCGTTCGAATACGTTGAAAACTTTGTGCAAGAGTAA